In one Alnus glutinosa chromosome 14, dhAlnGlut1.1, whole genome shotgun sequence genomic region, the following are encoded:
- the LOC133857959 gene encoding G-type lectin S-receptor-like serine/threonine-protein kinase LECRK4: MATKLLLLLLFCLFSIKKALSLQPNISSGSTLYTNSTPNFWPSPSGHFAFGFYPTGNGFKVGIWVVGSPKNTIVWTSRRNDPVISPGAALVFSTDGGLLLLSSTGQVQPVAETTQTASVASMHDSGNFVLYNSSSKIIWASFDSPTDTLLVLQKLVPENMLYSSISETDTSIGNFKLSLHRDGSLYAFPIRSLHDVKYIYWSSFSKSVGRNLTLNLAADSRFYLSSSSGLAVLNLTAGGHLVDGSKVLYRATFDVDGILRLYRHQMGSKGSSNISILWEAITPENRCSVKGICGPNSFCSVDGADLSCLCPPGFEFVDPKQANIGCKLNSTAKNDCFGDKGNANYRMTSLPNTAWESGEYDLLSSVNEEACSENCLEDCNCVVATFWDEMCFKQKLPLRFGRRNGSRPTKALVKITRESLPDDTNVVVNEITKKLGKKLVIVGVVLITLSIFLFLFSGYLIFKYQIWGNRMRIRKSNPPDVVQEINVTSFTYDQLVKATNNFREEIGRGASGKVYKGSLQEMNGGGQEIAVKRLEKMVEERESVFRNEVKIIGRTHHKNLLQLIGFCSEGSNRLLVYEFMKNGSLGDLLFKSRSRPSWNERRRILVEIARGINYLHEECQTRIIHCDIKPHNILMDESGSAKISDFGLSKLLKPDQTKTYTMARGTRGYVAPEWDQSNAPITVKADVYSFGVLLLEIVCCRKNLVLAGPEEEMVLTDWVYKCYLAGELEEVVDETELDLEELEKVVKVGLWCVHTEAARRPSMKSVIMMLEGTVVTQAPPPLSSHVNV, encoded by the coding sequence ATGGCAACAAAGCTTTTGCTTCTCTTATTATTCTGTcttttttccataaaaaaagcTCTATCCCTACAACCAAACATTAGCAGTGGCTCCACCCTTTACACAAACTCTACCCCAAATTTCTGGCCTTCTCCTTCTGGCCATTTTGCATTCGGGTTTTACCCGACTGGCAATGGTTTCAAGGTCGGCATCTGGGTCGTCGGCAGCCCAAAAAACACAATAGTGTGGACATCTCGGCGGAACGATCCAGTGATATCACCTGGTGCGGCTCTTGTTTTCTCTACAGACGGTGGGCTTCTCCTCCTCAGCTCCACTGGACAAGTTCAACCAGTTGCCGAAACAACTCAAACGGCTTCAGTTGCTTCAATGCATGATTCCGGTAACTTTGTTTTATATAACTCTAGTTCCAAGATTATATGGGCTAGCTTTGACTCTCCGACTGATACCCTTTTGGTTTTACAAAAGTTAGTTCCCGAAAATATGTTGTATTCTAGCATCTCCGAAACTGATACTTCAATCGGAAACTTCAAGCTGTCGTTGCATCGGGATGGAAGTCTATATGCTTTTCCAATAAGAAGTTTGCATGacgtaaaatatatttattggTCATCATTTAGCAAAAGTGTCGGAAGAAACTTGACGTTGAATCTAGCAGCCGACAGCCGCTTCTACTTATCCAGTTCTTCTGGGTTAGCTGTATTGAATTTAACAGCAGGCGGACATCTTGTTGATGGTAGTAAAGTCTTGTATCGAGCAACGTTTGACGTGGACGGCATTTTAAGGCTTTATCGGCATCAAATGGGGAGTAAAGGCAGCTCAAACATTTCAATCTTGTGGGAGGCAATAACACCAGAAAATCGTTGCTCGGTGAAAGGGATTTGTGGGCCAAACAGCTTTTGTTCCGTTGATGGTGCTGATCTTTCTTGCCTTTGTCCTCCAGGATTTGAGTTCGTGGATCCCAAGCAGGCTAATATTGGCTGCAAGTTAAACTCCACAGCAAAAAATGATTGCTTTGGGGATAAGGGTAACGCGAATTATAGAATGACCTCTCTCCCAAACACTGCCTGGGAGTCCGGCGAGTATGATCTACTCTCTTCGGTGAATGAAGAAGCCTGCTCGGAAAATTGTTTGGAGGACTGTAATTGTGTGGTAGCAACATTCTGGGACGAAATGTGCTTCAAGCAAAAGCTTCCACTTAGATTTGGGAGGAGGAATGGTAGCCGTCCAACTAAAGCATTGGTGAAAATTACAAGGGAAAGCCTGCCAGATGACACAAATGTTGTCGTCAATGAGATCACAAAGAAGCTCGGTAAGAAGCTTGTAATTGTTGGTGTGGTTCTCATCACCTTGTCTatatttctgtttctgttctCTGGATATCTTATTTTCAAATATCAGATATGGGGCAATAGGATGCGTATCAGGAAAAGTAACCCACCTGATGTTGTTCAAGAAATAAATGTGACGTCATTTACCTATGATCAACTGGTAAAAGCCACAAATAATTTTAGGGAAGAGATTGGCAGGGGAGCATCTGGGAAGGTTTATAAAGGCTCCCTGCAGGAAATGAATGGCGGTGGACAGGAAATTGCTGTTAAGCGGCTAGAGAAGATGGTGGAAGAAAGAGAATCTGTGTTCCGGAATGAGGTGAAGATAATTGGGAGGACCCACCACAAGAATTTACTTCAACTGATTGGCTTTTGCAGTGAAGGATCAAACAGGCTTCTTGTGTACGAATTCATGAAGAATGGCTCACTGGGGGACCTTCTTTTCAAGTCAAGAAGCCGGCCTAGTTGGAATGAAAGGAGGAGGATTTTGGTGGAGATAGCAAGAGGGATTAACTATCTCCACGAAGAGTGTCAGACCCGGATCATCCACTGTGACATTAAGCCACACAACATACTCATGGACGAATCGGGGTCTGCCAAGATATCGGATTTCGGACTATCCAAGCTGTTGAAACCGGATCAAACAAAAACATACACCATGGCAAGGGGAACAAGAGGCTACGTAGCTCCTGAGTGGGACCAGAGCAACGCTCCGATCACAGTAAAAGCAGACGTTTACAGCTTCGGGGTCTTGTTGTTGGAGATCGTTTGCTGCAGGAAGAACTTGGTCTTAGCAGGCCCAGAGGAAGAAATGGTGCTAACGGATTGGGTTTATAAATGCTATTTGGCTGGAGAGCTTGAAGAAGTGGTGGACGAAACAGAGTTGGACTTGGAGGAATTGGAGAAGGTTGTGAAGGTGGGACTTTGGTGTGTGCATACGGAAGCAGCTCGTCGGCCATCAATGAAGTCGGTGATTATGATGCTAGAAGGAACCGTTGTGACGCAAGCACCTCCTCCACTAAGCTCCCACGTTAATGTCTAA